AAGTTGTGATCAATGCACAATATTTTGTGGTTATTTAAAGAAGAGATAAAATCTGGaaaattgatatataataatatatatcgtGCCAACCACATAAGGTTTTTGATtcattctgtttcttttttttagagtgttcatgaaaacaaaatgtattgtCTAGAAGGATGATAATATTTACTTAAGAGTCATTAAATTCGATACAATTAGAAATAGCATAACAAGTCTGAATATAAAACTAATACGTAAACATAATAGCATGACATAActaacaaataatatcaaaacctAGGGAAAATGCGTAGCAAAAATTTAGTTCTTTACATttctactttatttttatttaaaaggtatttaataaaaagaatagCTAATCTAATAATTGTAAAATAGTCACGAAGGGGGGACAGTCAAacctcatagatagaaaataaactgacaacgcaatggctaaaaaaaaaagtacagaagacacaacatagaaaactcaacAAACACTAACTATTAACTCATCACAGATACTATACGAACATTCTTGAATATTTGTGTTGTTCAGTCATTCTTTAAATATGTTTCCAtacttaaaaatatgtttttattctaTAATTGGTTTTCTATTGGATTCAATTATCAAATTTGTTATGTGAACTAAATCCAGCTATGTCATCCAAGATTAAAATGTATCCAGTTTTACTATTTTtgcataataaaacaaacaaatacatttaataacaaaacaacatatattttttagatATGTTGAAAGAAAGACCAGCATTCTTCGCATTTGTCAAGGGTAATCATGTTACATTCACTGGTCATGACATTTTGAAATTTGGTGATGTGAAAACAAACATAGGGAATCACTACGACGCTACCACTGGACATTTTACAGCTCCAAAACCAGGATTGTATGAAATATCTTGTCTTCTGTATGGGGTAACAGCCTCCAGAGTCACCTTCCAGGTACACAAAAACAGTCAGGTTTTTGCCTATGGATTTACACCTGGCAGAGAATATAATTCCAACACTGTATCTCTACTGATGGAGTTGACAAAAGGAGACAAGGTATATGTCAAACATCGAATTCCAGGAAGGAGAGAAACTGTCCAAGGCAACAAACATTCATATTTTTCTGGCCGTCTTCTGCAATAAAGTATCAAATGACTTAATCGAAAAGCTTCAATAAAACTTGCTGTTCTTCTTTATGCTGCCTTGTTTTCAGTCTTTTTTTCCAAATGCAATCTGATGGAAATAGATACCCTATGTCCACCCTTG
Above is a window of Mytilus galloprovincialis chromosome 7, xbMytGall1.hap1.1, whole genome shotgun sequence DNA encoding:
- the LOC143082458 gene encoding complement C1q-like protein 3 yields the protein MFELILILCVVSATTQAEGCRIDDVIQEKIEDMLKERPAFFAFVKGNHVTFTGHDILKFGDVKTNIGNHYDATTGHFTAPKPGLYEISCLLYGVTASRVTFQVHKNSQVFAYGFTPGREYNSNTVSLLMELTKGDKVYVKHRIPGRRETVQGNKHSYFSGRLLQ